A section of the Carassius carassius chromosome 17, fCarCar2.1, whole genome shotgun sequence genome encodes:
- the gmppab gene encoding mannose-1-phosphate guanyltransferase alpha-B — protein sequence MLKAIILIGGPQKGTRFRPLSFEVPKPLFPVAGVPMLQHHIEACAQVPEMKEIILIGFYQPNDELNRFISSAQQELKIPIRYLQEFAALGTGGGIYHFRDQILSGGPAAFFLMNADVCSEFPLQEMLQFHRQHGENHCGVLLGTTANRTQSLNYGCIVENHETNEVLHFVEKPSTFVSDIINCGIYLFTPDIFGHIGMVFQRNQRERIQEELTNGKQMSEVIRLEQDIFTTLAGQKKLFVYKTQHFWSQIKSAGSAIYASRLYLKQYHQTHPERLATNQDGSPKIIGDVYIHPTANIDPSAVLGPNVSVGKGVTIGGGVRLRESIILHGAVLQDHCCVLNSIVGWDSTVGKWARVEGTPSDPNPNDPYAKIDSETLFRDGGLTPSITILGCNVSIPSEVIIRNSIVLPHKDLNRSFQNQIIL from the exons ATGTTAAAAGCGATTATCCTAATTGGGGGCCCTCAAAAAG GCACCAGGTTCCGCCCCCTGTCATTCGAGGTGCCCAAACCTCTGTTTCCCGTGGCAGGAGTTCCCATGCTGCAGCATCACATAGAAGCCTGTGCCCAA GTTCCTGAAATGAAAGAGATCATACTAATAGGTTTTTATCAGCCCAATGACGAGCTAAACCGCTTTATTTCTTCTGCACAGCAAGAGCTTAAAATCCCAATCAG GTACCTGCAGGAGTTTGCCGCCCTGGGTACTGGAGGTGGGATCTATCACTTTCGTGACCAGATCTTGTCTGGGGGTCCGGCTGCTTTTTTCCTCATGAATGCTGATGTATGCTCAGAGTTCCCCTTGCAGGAAATGCTCCAGTTCCACCGTCAACATGGAGAGAATCATTGTGGAGTCTTACTTGGGACAACA GCCAATAGAACACAATCTCTGAACTACGGCTGCATTGTGGAAAACCATGAGACAAATGAG gtgCTCCATTTTGTGGAGAAACCCAGTACTTTTGTAAGTGACATTATCAACTGTGGGATCTATTTGTTCACACCAGATATTTTTGGCCATATTGGGATGGTTTTCCAGAGGAACCAGCGGGAGAGGATCCA GGAAGAACTCACTAATGGCAAGCAGATGTCAGAGGTGATTCGGCTAGAACAGGACATCTTTACAACCCTAGCAGGACAGAAAAAACTCTTTGtctacaaaacacagcatttctgGAGTCAGATAAAGTCTGCAGG GTCAGCAATATATGCTAGTCGTTTGTACCTCAAGCAGtaccatcagacacatcctgaaAGACTGGCCACAAACCAAGATGGAAGCCCCAAAATAATAG GGGATGTTTATATCCACCCTACAGCAAACATCGATCCCTCTGCTGTG TTGGGTCCTAATGTTTCCGTCGGCAAAGGGGTGACAATTGGAGGAGGCGTAAGATTGAGGGAGTCCATTATTTTACATGGAGCCGTGTTACAG GATCACTGTTGTGTGTTGAACAGTATTGTTGGGTGGGACAGTACAGTGGGGAAATGGGCAAGAGTAGAAGGAACTCCAAGTGACCCCAATCCCAACGACCCATATGCCAAGATTGACAGCGAGACTCTGTTCAGAGATGGAGGTCTAACCCCATCCATCACCATCCTTG GCTGCAACGTGAGTATTCCATCAGAGGTCATCATTCGGAACTCTATCGTCTTGCCTCATAAAGATCTCAACAGGAGCTTCCAAAACCAGATTATCCTATAG